GCGATTCGATCCAGGCGCTCAAGGCGGGCATCATGGAGATTCCCGACATCATCGTGGTCAACAAGTCGGATCACCCGATGACCGACACGATGATCCGCGAGGTTCGTGGCGCGCTTTCCCTGGCCCATGATCCGGGCGGATGGCGGGTCCCGATCCTCAGGACCGAGGCCGCTCGTGGCGAGGGCATAGAAGAGCTGGCCGCCAAGATCGACGAGCATCGCGCGTTCATCGAATCGCACGGCCTGCTCTCCGAACGGCGGGCCCGGAACCTCCGCAGCGAGGTCCTCGGCATCGCCACCGCGCGACTCAGGCGGCGGCTCGAGGCCACGATCGAGGATGATCCCGATGTGGTCGAATTGCTGAACAGGGTGGTCAGCCGGGAAATTGACCCGGCATCGGCCGCTGCCCGGCTATTGGAAGGAGAGATCGATGTCTGAAGCCAGCACCCCGAAGGGTGCCTCGCCGCGCCAGCCCGGCCTCGAGGATGTCAAGCAGTGGATCGGATATCGCGTCGACGAGATCTCGGGTCACAGCGTGGCCAAGGTCGAAGGACTCTTCGTCGACCAGGAGAGCGGCGACCCCGCCTGGGTCCTGGTCAAGCTCGGACGCTTCGGCAAGGTCGTCCCGGTCTCGATCCGTGAATGTGCCACGGCCGCCGGCCGGGTCTGGGTCCCGCACGACCGCGAGGTCATCCGCAACGCTCCCGCCGTCGACCCCGACGTGCCGCTCAACCGCGAGCAGGAACTCCAGGTCCTCCAGTACTACGGGATCCCGGAGACAGTCGGCCGGGGAGCCGAGATAACCGGCCGGAGCAGCGGCACGGTCACCTCGCAAGCTCCGGTGGGCTGAAAAGCAGTTGCCCAAGCGGCGACCCAGCATCAACGACATCGCCAGGGAGGCCGCCGTTTCGGCCGCGACCGTTTCACTCGGTTTGCGCGACAAAGGGCGAATGTCGGATGAGACCCGCGCCCGGATCAAGGAGCTGGCCGACGAGATGGGCTATGTGCCCAATTCCAACGCCCGCTCATTGGTCGGCGGCAAAACTCAGCTGATTGCGATTTCGATGCCGGGCATCGGGCCCTATCCCGAGGTGATGGGCTCGGTCCAGTACTTCTTCCGCCTGCTCGGAGCGGCCGCGTCGAAGGCACTCGAACTCAACTACGGCCTGCTGATCACTTCCTCCTCGGACAAGCCGGACCGGGTCGCGGTCGACGGCGCCGTGGTCGTCGACCCGTCGCTCGACGACCCGACGATCGAAGCCTTTGACCGGATCGGCCTGCCGGTGGTGACGATCGGGCAACGGCTCGACGACGCCAGCCAGGAATCGGCGAAGGAACTGGTGGTCGATAACGACTACGTCGCGGCGACTTCCGACATGCTCGATCACCTGCGCGAGCGCGGCTCGAAGTCGATCACCCTGCTCGCGTCCGAGCCGATCGATTCATTCCAGCGCGACAGCATCAATTCCTACCTCGAATGGTGCGGCCGCCATGACGTCGAATCGCGGGTGGTCATGTCCGGCAGCCCGGTGGCGCCCGATGCAGACAAGGCGGGCCGGAATGTCCTCGCCGGACCGAACCGGCCGGACGGGGTCTATGCGACCGTTGACACCCTGGCCGAGGCTCTGATGCTCCACGCCGAAGAAGAGGGGTTGAGCGTGCCGGATGACATCCGGATCTCGACCTGCAGTGACGGGCAGATCTCCAGCTCCACCTCGCCAAAGCTCACGACGATCGACGAAAAGCCGGTCGAGCTCGGCGACGCAGCGGTAACGATGCTGATCGCCGCAATCCTCGACCCGGAAATGGCCCCAGCCCACGTCCAGGTCGACACAGAACTGATCGTCAGGGAATCGACCGCTTGAATTTCTAACAGCCGAGGGCGCGGGCGATGACCATTTGCTGGACCTCGTCGGTGCCTTCACCGATCGTCAGGATCTTGGCGTCGCGGTAGAAGCGGCAGACCGGGTATTCCTCGATGAAGCCGTAACCGCCGTGGATCTGGACGGCCTCTTCGGTCGACCTGACCGCGAGTCGGCCGGTGATCAGTTTCGCCTGGGCCGCGGTAAGGGTGAAGTTCTCGCCGCGGTCCTTCATTATCGCCGCCTTGTAGGTCAGCAGGCGCGCGGCTTCGAGCTGGGATGAGATGTCGGCGATCTTCGCCTGGATCGACTGGAACTTGGAGATCGACTGGCCGAAGGCCTGGCGCTCCTTGGCGTATTTGATCGCTTCGTCGAGCGCGCCCTGGGCGACGCCGACCGACATCGCGGCGACGCCGATGCGGCCGCCGTCGAGGATGTTCAGGAACTGCTTGAAGCCCTGTCCCTGCGGGCCGAGCATGGCCGACTTCGGCAGGCGCACGTCCTCGAAGCTCAAGGGGTGCGTGTCTGACGCGTTCCAGCCCATCTTGCGATAGGCCTTCTCGACCGTGTAGCCGGGGGTGCCGTTCGGCACGATGAAGTTGGAGATCTCAATCCGGCCGCGGTCGTCTTCACCGGTGACCGCCGTGATCGTGACGCAGCCGGAGATGTCGGTGCCCGAGTTGGTGATGAACTGCTTGGCGCCGTTGATCACCCATTCGTCGCCGTCGAGCACGGCGCGCGTCTTGGTGTTGCCGGCGTCGGACCCGGCTTCCGGTTCGGTCAGGCCGAAGGCGGCGAGCTTCTTCGCCGAGGTGAGGACGGGCATCCACTCGTCCTTCTGCTCGTCGGTCCCCCAGTTGTAGATCGGGGTGGTGCCAAGCGAGATGTGGGCGGCCAGGGTGATCGCCACCGACGAGTCGATCCGGGCCAGCTCCTCGACCGCGAGGGCGTAGGAGAGGATGTCGCCGCCACCACCGCCGTATTCCTCCGGAAAAGGAATCCCCATGAGGTCGAGGTCAGCCATCTTCTGCACGATCTCGTAAGGAAAAGTCTTGGTGCGATCGAGTTCCTCGGCTACCGGAGCCACCTCGTTGCGAGCAAAGTCCCGGACGGTTTCCCTGAGCAGTCGCTGCTCATCAGTCAGATCAAAGTTCATGGGGCGGATCATATGCAGCGGGATCGGTATTCGGTCTACCGTCTTGGCGGGCAAAAAAGGATCAGGAGAACAAGCCTCGAGTTTTTGCCCTCCCTCCGACTTCACAGTTCTGAACAAGTGCATCAAAGTTGGTATTTCCGTACTCGGTCTGCGCTCAGGAAACGATCGTAAAACCAACTTCGATGTCTCGACTAGCTGACCATGTCTTTACCGGGCTACCCCGGTACGCCCTCAGCGCGCCTCAGCAAGATCCATGTAGCCGAGGTGGCCGGGATAAGGGCCGTCAGGTGGCCTCGATCCGGGTCACCTCGGGCTCAGGCGTGGTTCGGGTACCCCTGTCCAGGTGCCTCCGGTTGTGTAGTACCTCGGGGTAGCAGCGCCAGCCTGAAGTCAGCATCGCTACCCGGAATCCTGGACAGGGGTACCCGAACCGCGCCCAAGGAGACTCAGGCTTTTGCGGTTACTTCGAGCTCTTCTTCGGGATGGGGTTCGGCGGGGCCTGGGATCGACTCCGCTTCGCGGACGTTCAATGCCTTGCCGCACTTCTGGCAGATCCGGCGGTCGTCGATCTCGCCGCCGCAGCCCTTGTGGACGATCACGCGCGGCTTGCCTTTTTCCGGTTCGCAGTACTTGTCGCCCCAGCCGAGGTAGGCCATCAGGACCGGCCAGAGGTCGAGGCCCTTCTGGGTCAGGAAATATTCGTATCGATCCGGGTTCGTCTGGTAGGAACGCTTCTCGAGCACGTCCTCTTCGACCAGCCGGGTCAGCCGCGCGGTGAGCACGTTGCGGGCGACGCCGAGCGAGCTCTGGATCTGGTCGAAACGGCGCCGGCCGCGGAAGATGTCGCGGATGATCAGGAGCGACCAGCGTTCACCGACAAGTTCGAGCGACGAGGCGATCGAACAGACCTGTCCTGGGTAGTCGTGGTAGAGCACAAAACGATTGTGGCATGCTCAGTCCTTTGAAGCAACTGTGCGGTGCATCACAGATAGTTGCGTCAAGCAACTGACCCCAATAAGGTGTCTCAATCAACGGGTTTCTTGAAGAAACTCGAAAGCGCACCTCACCGGGGAGCGGTGGGAAGGGAAGGTCACCATGAAGCGCAACAATCGAAACAGGACCAGAACGACAATCGCCCCGCTGAAGATCGAGCTTTCCGAGGCCGAGATCATGGCCGACCTCAAGTACCCGGCAGCCGTGGACCGTCATGTCACCGCCCGTCCCGCCGCCGACCGGAACTCCGCCAGGTGAGCAGCGATGAAGCTGTGACGCAGGTCCGGACAGCCCGGCCGATGGCGATCGAGCTGGCGGAGTCGATGCCGGAAGTCACGCGCACCAAGGAGATCGTCTGGCAGGACCCGCTCGCCTCGGTAGCCCTGGGCGCGGAGATGACCGGGATCGAATACATCCTTGCGATCTCCTCCGGCGAGATCCCGCCGCTGCCGATCGCGGTCCTGCTCGACATGGGGCCGACGGAGATCGAGGAAGGCCATGTCGTCTTCACCGGGTATCCCGGCGAGGAGCACTACAACCCGATTGGTGTGGTTCACGGCGGTTACGCCGCGACCCTGCTCGACTCGGCCCTTGGCTGCTCGGTCCACACGACGCTTCCGGCCGGCGCCTCCTACACCTCACTCGGCCTCGAGGCCAAGTACCTGCGGCCGATCACCCGGGACACCGGCCGGGTTTTATGCGAATCGACCGTGACCTACCGCGGCCGGCGCCAGGCGACTGCCGAAGCGCACCTGACCGCGGCCGACACCGGGAAGCTGCTCGCCACGGGCACCAGCACCTGCATGATCATGGGACTCGCATAAAGCACCGAATTTGCCTTTGGGCAAAATCCGGTGTTTGAAGGCTTGTATGGCCTACTCGCCAGCAGCCATGTCACGCGCGAGGGCGACCAGCAGATGAACTCCGAAACCGGTGGGGCCCTTGCCCCAGTACTCGCGTCCGGTATCCCAGGCGGTGCCGGCGATGTCGAGGTGGGCCCACGGCTTGCCTTCGGTGAACTCCTCGAGGAAGGATGCGGCGTAGATCGTGCCGGCCTTCCGCTGGGCCGAAGCGTTGACCAGATCGGTGATGTCGCCCTTGGTCAAGTCCTTGTATTCGTCGTGGAGCGGCAGGCGCCAGACCAGCTCGCCGGTACGGTCGCCGGCGGCACTGACCGCGGCGGCAAGGTCGTCGTCGTTCGAGATCAGGGCGGCGTAGGTCGAACCGAGGCCGATCAGCACGGCACCGGTCAGGGTGGCGAGGTCGACCATGCGATCGGCGCCTTCGCGGGCACAGTGGACCAGAGCGTCGGCCAGGATCAGCCGGCCCTCGGCGTCGGTGTTGGTCACTTCGACGGTCTTGCCGTTCAGCTGGGTGATGATGTCACCCGGCTTGAGCGCGGTTCCGGAAGGCACGTTCTCGGTCGAAGGCAGCACGGCGATGATGTCGATCGCGACGTCGAGCTTGGCGATTGCGCTGACCGCTTCGATCACCGCGGCGCCGCCGGACATGTCCATCTTCATCTCGTGCATGCCGGCCGAAGGTTTGATCGAGATCCCGCCGGTGTCGAAGGTGACCGACTTGCCGACCAGGCCGAGCTTCTCGCCGGCCCCGGCACCCGAGTACTTCAGGGTGATCAATCGCGGTTCGATGTCTTCGCCGCCCTTGGCGACGGCTTCGATGCCACCCATACCGGCCTTGATGATCCCGGGGCGATCGAGGATTTCCACCGAGACCTTCTCGTGGCTGTCAGCGATCTCCTGAGCCCGCCCCGCGAGGTATTCGGGCGTGGCGACGTTGGCCGGCAGGCTCTGGAGGTACCGGGCGCGGTTGCCGGCGTTGCCGACCGCTTCACCGACACGGATCTCGTCGGAGACGTCGACCGCGGCGACGATCTCGACAGTCTTGAGTTCGGGAGGTGCCTCTTCGCCGTCGGAGCCGGTCTTGAAATCGTCGAACGAGAAGGAGGCGAATGCCGCTCCTTCGACCAGGGCCGCGGCGACCGGTCCCGGATCCTCGACCTCGGGCAGCATGAAGGCGAGCGCCTCGCCCTTGACCGCCTTGAGCGCCCCGTGGGCGACGGCGCCGATCACCCGGGCACGCTCTGGAGTGAAGTCCTCCTTCTTGCCCAGCCCGACTATCACGACCCGTTCCGGCTTGCCGGGGTAGACAGTTACGGCGGACTTGAAGTCCCCGGAAGCGTCGTTGGCGCCGGCGGTGCTGCCGAGCGGCTCGGTGGGCGAATCACCCTCGAAAAGCGGAACCGCGACCAGATCGGCGTCGACTTCGGACAGGGCAGAATCGCTCAGGTAGGCCTTCATGGACCGGAGTCTAAGAACCTTTCCCGGCAGGCAGAGCTCGCCATGGCACCGCCCTGCGGCGCCGGGAGCCGCTGGACCGCTCGAACGGGCCACCGGCCCGCCCTTCGCAGTCCGTCGGCCCCCGGCATCCACAGATCGGCACCCTGCCTTCGCAGCCCTGCCGGGAAAGGTTCTAAATATCCAGGCCCCTGCGCCGGACGCTACAGTCTGCCTGCTTCTCAAATCTTCCAGTTCCCAACCCAGATCATGAAAGGCGGCAGATGCCCCGCACAGTGATTCTTTCGTCCGCACGCACACCCTTCGGCAAGATGGGTGGCGCCCTCGCTTCGGTCAACGCAGCTGAACTCGGCGGCGTCGCGATCAGTGGCGCCCTCGAGCGTTCCGGAGTCGCTCCCGACCAGGTCGAGCAGGTCTCGTTCGGTCAGGTCATCCAGGCCGGTCAGGGACAGATCCCATCGCGCCAGGCCCAGATCGCCGGCGGCATCCCGAAGGAAGTCCCTTCGGAAACCGTGAACAAGGTCTGCGCCTCCGGCATGCGTGCCACCGGACTGATCGACCAGGCCATCCGAGCCGGTGACATCGAAGTCGGCCTCTCCGGCGGCATGGAGTCGATGAGCAACGCGCCGTACCTGCTCCCCGGCGCCCGCTCGGGTTTCCGGATGGGTGACGTCAAGGCGGTCGATTCGATGACCCACGACGGATTGACCAACCCGTTCACCAACATGCAGATGATCAACGAGGCCAGCGGCGTCGCCAACGAGCTCGGCATCACCCGTGAAGAAATGGACCGCTGGGCCGCCCGTTCGCATGAGCTGGCTGAGGCCGCCCGCGCCAACGGCACCCTGGGCGAGGAAATCGTCCCGGTGACGGTCAAAGGTCGCAAGGGCGACACCGTGGTCGACACGGACGAGGCGATCCGGCCGGAAGTCAGCGCCGAGAGCCTCTCGAAGCTGCGCGCGATCGGTGGCGACGACGCCAACCACACAGCCGGCAACGCCCCGGGGGTCAACGACGGGGCCGGTGCGCTGGTGCTCGCTTCCGAGGAGTGGGCCGAGGCAAACGGCAAGGAAGTGCTTGGCACGATCATCGGCTACGGCCAGATCGGCGACGAGTACGCCTGCCTCGCCAAGACCCCGGCGCTGGCCGCCAAGGCCGCGCTCGACAAGGTCGGCAAGACCCCGGCGGACGTCGATCTCTGGGAAGTCAACGAAGCCTTTGCTTCGGTCTCGCTGAACACGATCAAGATGCTCGATCTCGACGAGGACAAGGTCAACGTCAACGGCGGAGCGGTCGCCCTCGGACATCCGATCGGCGCCTCGGGCGCCCGCTTGATCGGCGTGCTCGTCCGCGAGCTCAAGCGCCGCGGCGGAGGATTGGGTTGCGCCGCGATTTGCTCAGGCGGAGGCCAGGGCGATGCCATCCTGATCGAAGTCGCTCCTTAGAGAATCCCCGGGCTACCGGCGGTGCTGACGCTTCGGTTTCGGCACCGCGAAGTTCACTGACGAGGTCGCGCCGATGGCGTCAGCCTGGTCAGTGGGCGTGATCGAGAGGCGGAACCGGCCGGGGTTGAAGCGTTTGCCTTCGGCCCAGGTCTCGCTGCGCGGCTCCAGGGCGAACTGGTTCTCCCCGGCGGCGAGAGCGATCTGAGGCGGTCGTCCGGCGGCCCGGAGGCGGCCACAGGGCCGCTTCTTCCCACCGACGCAGCGTGACCAGGTTGCGGTGGTCGAGGCAGCCTCGGACGATTCGATGTCGACGATTACCGGCTTGCCCGGCTTGAGCTTCGGGTTGACTACGGTCAGGCCGGTGATCGCGGGCGAGGTCACGTCGCCACCGGCGCGATAGCTGTGGACGTTGAGCACGCCGACGTTGTTCCAGGGGCTGGTGTAGGCAACCTGGCGCGCGGCGTCGATCGCGATCCACGGCACGCCGTCGGGCAGGTAGTCGCGGTCGAGTTCGAACCGCGGGCCGGCCGGCTGGAGCGTGTCCGGGTCGTAGGCGACGATCGTCGAGTGCTCGTAGCTGGGCTTGCCTTCGATCGGGGCGTAGATGAGTCCGTTGTAGAAGTCGATGTCGCCGATGTGAGAGAGGCCTATTTGCAGGAGATCGAAAGGAATTCCTTCGATCGTGTTGTCGACCAGGACGTTCTCCATGCTCAAGTCCATCGAATGCAGGCCTGCATTCCACGAGAAGAAGATTCTTTTGCCGTCGCTTGCCATCCCCTGGGATTTGCTGATGGCGTCGACGTTGTAAAACGAGTGAACGCCGGTCTGCTACCAGTTCGTGACTGGCGTGGCGGCGGTGGCGCTGGACGATGTGCCAGCCACGGCTGCGGCAGTAACGAGCGCGATCGACAGCATCATTCTGGTCTTGATCCGAATCATGCGGCGCCTCCCTTGGCAAAGTTTCCCTGTCTATAGCTTATGGGGCGTGACTGAATCCACCGAAGCAGCCTTCTTTGACCTCGACAAGACCCTGATGGCGGGGTCGTCCGGCATGGAGTTCGCACGGATCGCCCGCCGCCGCGGGCTGATCTCCCGGATGCAGATCCTCAGGTGGGGCCGGGACAACATGCGATACCGCCTCAAAGGCGCCACCGACGAAGAGACCGCTCAGGTCATGCAGGTCGCCAAGGAGACATTGGCCAACGTCACCGCCTCGGAGATCTCGAGGATGTGGCCCGAAGTCCTCGCGGGCATCCTGCCGCGGGTCTACCCGGAGATGCTGGCCGAGGTCTACCGGCATCAGGACGCCGGTCGTAAGACCTACATCGTCAGCGCTGCCGGTTCCGACATGGTCTCCTCATTGGCCGCCGTGCTCGGCATGGACGGGGGCATCGGAACCCGGTACGTCGTCAACGAAGACGGCGTTTATACCGGTGAGCTGGGCGGCCCCTTCGTCTATGGCCCCGGCAAGGTTCCGGAGATGAGGCGGATTGCCGAGGAGAACGGCATCGACCTCTCCGAGTCCTGGGCCTATTCCGATTCTGCCTCCGACCTGCCGATGCTCGAAGTGGTCGGGAACGCGGTCGCGGTCAACCCGGACGCGCCCCTGCTCGCCGCGGCGAAAGAGGGTGGCTGGCAGGTGATGCGCTTCGACCGGCTCGGGCGGAACCTCGCCGTGGCCGGCACGGTTGGCGCCGCGGTCCTGCTCGGCGGCCTCGGCAGCTGGCATTCCAAGCGCCGGTAGGATCTGACCACAGATCATGGAGCCCACCAAGACACCACCTGCCACCGAGTCCTCCGAAAGCGGCGCCACCGCCAAGGCGGCCGAATCTGCCGGCAAGGATTTCAGGACGATGTCTGGCAAGCCGGTCAAGGCCAGCTACGGGCCCGAGGACGTGAAGGGTGACGCCGCGGTCAAGATCGGCGAGCCCGGCCAGTACCCATTCACCCGTGGTCCCTACGAGTCGATGTACCGCGGCCGTAACTGGACGATGCGCCAGTTCGCCGGCTTCGGCACGGTCGAGGAGACCAACGAGCGCTTCCAGTATCTGCTCGAGCACGGCCAGACCGGACTTTCGACCGCCTTCGACATGCCGACCCTGATGGGCTACGACTCGGACCATGCGCGTTCGCTCGGGGAAGTCGGCCGCGAGGGTGTCGCCGTCGACACGCTCGACGACATGGAAGTCCTGTTCCAGGGCATCCCTCTCGACGAAGTCAGCACTTCGATGACGATCAACGCCCCGGCCGCGATCCTGCTCGCCTTTTACGTGCTGGTCGGCGAACGGCAGGGAGTGAGCCCGGAGAAGCTCGCCGGCACGATCCAGACCGACATCCTCAAGGAGTACATCGCCCAGAAGGAATGGTGCTTCCCGGTCGAGCCGGCGATGCGCCTGGTCACCGACATGGTTGAGTACTGCACCGAGGAGATGCCGCGCTGGCACCCGATCTCGATCTCCGGCTACCACATCCGCGAAGCCGGATCGACCGCCGCGCAGGAGCTCGCCTTCACCCTCAAGAACGGATTCACCTACGTCGAACGGGCGATCGAGCGCGGGATCGACGTCGACGACTTCGCGCCGCGTCTCTCGTTCTTCTTCAACGCCCACATCGACTTCTTCGAGGAGATCGCGAAGTACCGCGCCGCCCGCCGCATCTGGGCCCGCGAGCTGAAGGAGACCTACGGCGCAAAGAAGCCGGAGTCGATGCGCCTGCGCTTCCACACCCAGACGGCCGGCGTTTCGCTCACCGCCCAGCAGCCGCTCAACAACATCGTGCGCACCGCGATCGAAGCCCTGGCCGGAGTGCTCGGCGGCACCCAGTCGCTCCACACCAACTCATTCGACGAAGCGCTCGCCCTGCCGACCGAAGAAGCGGTGCGTGTGGCGCTCAGGACCCAGCAGATCATCAGTCATGAGACCGGTGTGACCAGCACCGCCGACCCGCTCGGCGGCTCGTATTTCGTCGAAGCGCTGACCGACGAGCTCGAAGCCGAGGCTTACGATTATTTCCGCCGCATCGACGAGCTCGGCGGCATGGTCGAAGCGGTCCGGCAGAACTTCCCGCAGCGTGAGATCGGTGAGGCCGCCTTCACCTTCCAGCGCGAGCTCGACGACGGTGAACGCACCATCGTCGGCGTCAACCGGTACCAGCATGAAGAAGAGGAAGTGCCGCTTCTCCACATCGACCCGGCGCTCGAGCAACGGCAGGTCGAACGACTTCAGAAAACCAAAACCGAGCGTGATTCGGCCGAGGTCGAGGCGGCGCTGGCCGAGCTGAAGCGCGTGGCCGAAGGTGACGGAAACCTGATGTACCCGATCACCACCGCCGCCCGGGCCCGGGTCACCGAGGGTGAGATGGTCGAAGCGATGCAGGAAGTCTTCGGCACCTACACCGAGACGCCCGTCTTTTGAGCGCTGTCGCCGAGCCGCCGGTCGAGCACAAGATCCGGGTGGTGGTCGCCAAGCCCGGCCTCGACGGCCACGACCGTGGCGCCAAGATCATCGCCCGGGCCCTGCGCGACTCGGGCATGGAGGTCATCTACACCGGCCTCCACCAGACGCCCGAACAGATCGCCGAAACCGTGATCCAGGAGGACGCCGACGCGATCGGCGTCTCGATCCTGTCCGGGGCGCATATGACCCTGGTCCCGAAGATCGTCGAGCTGCTCGAGGCCCAGGGGGTCGACGATGTGCTGATCACCGTTGGCGGCACGATCCCGACCAAGGACATCGAAGCCTTGAAGGAGATGGGAGTCTCCGGAGTCTTCACCCCGGGCTCACCGACCGACGACATCGTCGAGTTCATCCGCAACGGCGTCACGAAAGACCGCAAGCTTGATTGACGTCTTCGGTCTGACGGACTGTGGCAACGAAGAAGA
The DNA window shown above is from Thermoleophilia bacterium and carries:
- a CDS encoding PRC-barrel domain-containing protein — its product is MSEASTPKGASPRQPGLEDVKQWIGYRVDEISGHSVAKVEGLFVDQESGDPAWVLVKLGRFGKVVPVSIRECATAAGRVWVPHDREVIRNAPAVDPDVPLNREQELQVLQYYGIPETVGRGAEITGRSSGTVTSQAPVG
- a CDS encoding LacI family DNA-binding transcriptional regulator, producing the protein MPKRRPSINDIAREAAVSAATVSLGLRDKGRMSDETRARIKELADEMGYVPNSNARSLVGGKTQLIAISMPGIGPYPEVMGSVQYFFRLLGAAASKALELNYGLLITSSSDKPDRVAVDGAVVVDPSLDDPTIEAFDRIGLPVVTIGQRLDDASQESAKELVVDNDYVAATSDMLDHLRERGSKSITLLASEPIDSFQRDSINSYLEWCGRHDVESRVVMSGSPVAPDADKAGRNVLAGPNRPDGVYATVDTLAEALMLHAEEEGLSVPDDIRISTCSDGQISSSTSPKLTTIDEKPVELGDAAVTMLIAAILDPEMAPAHVQVDTELIVRESTA
- a CDS encoding acyl-CoA dehydrogenase family protein → MNFDLTDEQRLLRETVRDFARNEVAPVAEELDRTKTFPYEIVQKMADLDLMGIPFPEEYGGGGGDILSYALAVEELARIDSSVAITLAAHISLGTTPIYNWGTDEQKDEWMPVLTSAKKLAAFGLTEPEAGSDAGNTKTRAVLDGDEWVINGAKQFITNSGTDISGCVTITAVTGEDDRGRIEISNFIVPNGTPGYTVEKAYRKMGWNASDTHPLSFEDVRLPKSAMLGPQGQGFKQFLNILDGGRIGVAAMSVGVAQGALDEAIKYAKERQAFGQSISKFQSIQAKIADISSQLEAARLLTYKAAIMKDRGENFTLTAAQAKLITGRLAVRSTEEAVQIHGGYGFIEEYPVCRFYRDAKILTIGEGTDEVQQMVIARALGC
- a CDS encoding helix-turn-helix transcriptional regulator, whose product is MLYHDYPGQVCSIASSLELVGERWSLLIIRDIFRGRRRFDQIQSSLGVARNVLTARLTRLVEEDVLEKRSYQTNPDRYEYFLTQKGLDLWPVLMAYLGWGDKYCEPEKGKPRVIVHKGCGGEIDDRRICQKCGKALNVREAESIPGPAEPHPEEELEVTAKA
- a CDS encoding PaaI family thioesterase is translated as MAIELAESMPEVTRTKEIVWQDPLASVALGAEMTGIEYILAISSGEIPPLPIAVLLDMGPTEIEEGHVVFTGYPGEEHYNPIGVVHGGYAATLLDSALGCSVHTTLPAGASYTSLGLEAKYLRPITRDTGRVLCESTVTYRGRRQATAEAHLTAADTGKLLATGTSTCMIMGLA
- a CDS encoding leucyl aminopeptidase; the encoded protein is MKAYLSDSALSEVDADLVAVPLFEGDSPTEPLGSTAGANDASGDFKSAVTVYPGKPERVVIVGLGKKEDFTPERARVIGAVAHGALKAVKGEALAFMLPEVEDPGPVAAALVEGAAFASFSFDDFKTGSDGEEAPPELKTVEIVAAVDVSDEIRVGEAVGNAGNRARYLQSLPANVATPEYLAGRAQEIADSHEKVSVEILDRPGIIKAGMGGIEAVAKGGEDIEPRLITLKYSGAGAGEKLGLVGKSVTFDTGGISIKPSAGMHEMKMDMSGGAAVIEAVSAIAKLDVAIDIIAVLPSTENVPSGTALKPGDIITQLNGKTVEVTNTDAEGRLILADALVHCAREGADRMVDLATLTGAVLIGLGSTYAALISNDDDLAAAVSAAGDRTGELVWRLPLHDEYKDLTKGDITDLVNASAQRKAGTIYAASFLEEFTEGKPWAHLDIAGTAWDTGREYWGKGPTGFGVHLLVALARDMAAGE
- a CDS encoding acetyl-CoA C-acetyltransferase produces the protein MPRTVILSSARTPFGKMGGALASVNAAELGGVAISGALERSGVAPDQVEQVSFGQVIQAGQGQIPSRQAQIAGGIPKEVPSETVNKVCASGMRATGLIDQAIRAGDIEVGLSGGMESMSNAPYLLPGARSGFRMGDVKAVDSMTHDGLTNPFTNMQMINEASGVANELGITREEMDRWAARSHELAEAARANGTLGEEIVPVTVKGRKGDTVVDTDEAIRPEVSAESLSKLRAIGGDDANHTAGNAPGVNDGAGALVLASEEWAEANGKEVLGTIIGYGQIGDEYACLAKTPALAAKAALDKVGKTPADVDLWEVNEAFASVSLNTIKMLDLDEDKVNVNGGAVALGHPIGASGARLIGVLVRELKRRGGGLGCAAICSGGGQGDAILIEVAP
- a CDS encoding HAD-IB family hydrolase — encoded protein: MTESTEAAFFDLDKTLMAGSSGMEFARIARRRGLISRMQILRWGRDNMRYRLKGATDEETAQVMQVAKETLANVTASEISRMWPEVLAGILPRVYPEMLAEVYRHQDAGRKTYIVSAAGSDMVSSLAAVLGMDGGIGTRYVVNEDGVYTGELGGPFVYGPGKVPEMRRIAEENGIDLSESWAYSDSASDLPMLEVVGNAVAVNPDAPLLAAAKEGGWQVMRFDRLGRNLAVAGTVGAAVLLGGLGSWHSKRR
- a CDS encoding methylmalonyl-CoA mutase family protein, with protein sequence MEPTKTPPATESSESGATAKAAESAGKDFRTMSGKPVKASYGPEDVKGDAAVKIGEPGQYPFTRGPYESMYRGRNWTMRQFAGFGTVEETNERFQYLLEHGQTGLSTAFDMPTLMGYDSDHARSLGEVGREGVAVDTLDDMEVLFQGIPLDEVSTSMTINAPAAILLAFYVLVGERQGVSPEKLAGTIQTDILKEYIAQKEWCFPVEPAMRLVTDMVEYCTEEMPRWHPISISGYHIREAGSTAAQELAFTLKNGFTYVERAIERGIDVDDFAPRLSFFFNAHIDFFEEIAKYRAARRIWARELKETYGAKKPESMRLRFHTQTAGVSLTAQQPLNNIVRTAIEALAGVLGGTQSLHTNSFDEALALPTEEAVRVALRTQQIISHETGVTSTADPLGGSYFVEALTDELEAEAYDYFRRIDELGGMVEAVRQNFPQREIGEAAFTFQRELDDGERTIVGVNRYQHEEEEVPLLHIDPALEQRQVERLQKTKTERDSAEVEAALAELKRVAEGDGNLMYPITTAARARVTEGEMVEAMQEVFGTYTETPVF
- a CDS encoding cobalamin B12-binding domain-containing protein, which encodes MSAVAEPPVEHKIRVVVAKPGLDGHDRGAKIIARALRDSGMEVIYTGLHQTPEQIAETVIQEDADAIGVSILSGAHMTLVPKIVELLEAQGVDDVLITVGGTIPTKDIEALKEMGVSGVFTPGSPTDDIVEFIRNGVTKDRKLD